One region of Vitis vinifera cultivar Pinot Noir 40024 chromosome 1, ASM3070453v1 genomic DNA includes:
- the LOC100268124 gene encoding auxin efflux carrier component 3 isoform X2 encodes MISWNDLYVVLTAVIPLYVAMILAYGSVRWWKIFSPDQCSGINRFVAIFAVPLLSFHFISQNNPYAMNFRFIAADTLQKIIMLVVLGIWTNFTKNGSLEWMITIFSLSTLPNTLVMGIPLLIAMYGPYSGSLMVQVVVLQCIIWYTLLLFLFEYRGAKMLIMEQFPETAASIVSFKVDSDVVSLDGRDFLQTDAEIGDDGKLHVTVRKSNASRRSLGPCSLPALTPRPSNLTGAEIYSLSSSRNPTPRGSNFNNSDFYSMMGVPGFPGRPSADLYSMQSSRGPTPRPSNFEENCAPGAQAISSPRFGFYPANSYPAPNPEISATVTKNAKNHLHHHQPQQTQNQQQQPQPQSKANHDAKELHMFVWSSSASPVSEGGGLHVFGGTDFGAAEQSGRSDQGAKEIRMLVADHPPHPQNGESKAIPEAEDFGGEDFTFVGNRGVEGEEEREKEGPIGLSKLGSSSTAELHPKMLGAPESGAGKQMPPASVMTRLILIMVWRKLIRNPNTYSSLIGLVWSLIAYRWDVAMPTIIKQSISILSDAGLGMAMFSLGLFMALQPRIIACGNSVATFAMAVRFLTGPAVMAAASIAVGLRGTLLHVAIVQAALPQGIVPFVFAKEYNVHPAILSTAVIFGMLIALPITLVYYILLGL; translated from the exons ATGATTTCGTGGAACGATCTTTACGTCGTTTTGACGGCGGTGATTCCTCTCTACGTCGCTATGATTTTAGCTTATGGCTCCGTTCGCTGGTGGAAAATCTTCTCGCCCGACCAATGTTCCGGCATCAACCGCTTCGTGGCCATTTTTGCTGTTCCGCTGCTCTCTTTCCATTTCATCTCTCAAAACAATCCCTACGCAATGAACTTCCGGTTTATCGCTGCCGACACGCTTCAGAAGATCATCATGCTCGTCGTGCTTGGCATATGGACTAACTTCACCAAGAATGGAAGCCTGGAGTGGATGATTACCATATTCTCACTTTCTACGCTTCCAAACACATTGGTCATGGGTATTCCACTCTTGATCGCCATGTATGGGCCATACTCCGGTAGTCTGATGGTGCAGGTTGTGGTGTTGCAGTGCATCATTTGGTACACccttctcctctttctcttcGAGTACCGTGGCGCCAAGATGCTGATCATGGAGCAGTTCCCCGAGACTGCCGCATCCATTGTTTCCTTCAAGGTGGACTCAGACGTCGTTTCCCTCGACGGTCGGGACTTTCTTCAGACAGACGCCGAAATCGGCGATGACGGCAAGCTTCACGTGACGGTAAGGAAGTCCAACGCGTCGAGACGCTCTCTCGGGCCATGTTCTCTTCCTGCATTGACGCCTCGCCCCTCCAATCTCACCGGCGCAGAGATCTACAGCTTGAGTTCATCCAGAAACCCTACGCCAAGGGGTTCCAATTTCAACAATTCAGACTTTTATTCTATGATGGGGGTCCCAGGGTTTCCGGGAAGGCCATCGGCGGACCTGTACTCGATGCAATCGTCGAGGGGTCCGACGCCGAGACCCTCGAATTTCGAGGAGAACTGTGCTCCGGGAGCTCAAGCTATCAGCTCTCCCAGGTTTGGATTCTACCCAGCCAATTCTTACCCAGCACCCAATCCAGAAATTTCTGCCACAGTTACTAAGAACGCAAAGAACCATCTCCACCACCACCAGCCGCAACAGACTCAAAATCAACAACAGCAGCCGCAACCCCAAAGCAAAGCGAACCACGACGCCAAAGAGCTCCACATGTTCGTATGGAGTTCGAGCGCATCGCCGGTGTCGGAAGGTGGCGGACTCCATGTGTTTGGCGGAACCGATTTCGGCGCGGCGGAGCAATCTGGACGGTCCGATCAGGGCGCTAAGGAGATCAGGATGTTGGTTGCTGATCACCCTCCTCACCCCCAAAATGGGGAAAGCAAAG CTATTCCGGAAGCCGAGGACTTTGGTGGAGAAGACTTCACCTTTGTTGGAAATAGAGGAGTGGAGGGAGAAGAGGAGAGGGAGAAGGAGGGACCCATTGGACTGTCCAAGCTGGGGTCAAGCTCCACCGCTGAGCTACACCCAAAAATGTTGGGAGCTCCAGAGTCCGGTGCCGGCAAACAGATGCCTCCGGCCAGTGTGATGACCCGTCTCATCTTGATCATGGTGTGGCGCAAGCTTATCCGCAACCCCAACACCTACTCAAGCCTCATTGGTCTGGTTTGGTCTCTCATTGCTTACCG GTGGGATGTGGCTATGCCCACAATCATAAAGCAGTCCATCTCTATACTGTCGGATGCTGGTCTTGGAATGGCTATGTTCAGCTTAG GTCTGTTTATGGCCCTGCAACCAAGGATAATCGCATGCGGTAACTCGGTGGCTACATTCGCCATGGCTGTGAGATTCCTAACTGGCCCAGCAGTAATGGCTGCAGCTTCCATTGCTGTTGGCCTGCGGGGCACCCTCCTCCATGTTGCCATCGTGCAG GCTGCACTTCCACAGGGCATTGTTCCCTTTGTGTTCGCCAAAGAGTACAACGTTCATCCAGCTATTCTCAGCACTGC GGTGATCTTTGGGATGCTAATAGCGTTACCGATTACCCTCGTCTACTACATCCTTCTGGGATTGTGA
- the LOC100257750 gene encoding homeobox-leucine zipper protein HOX3, whose protein sequence is MDVIPMRSSSLELTISVPGFTSSPSLPSSAGEGVCGVRDLDINQVPLGAEEEWTTGSMEDEEESGNGGPPRKKLRLSKDQSRLLEESFRQNHTLNPKQKEALAMQLKLRPRQVEVWFQNRRARSKLKQTEMECEYLKRWFGSLTEQNRRLQREVEELRAMKVAPPTVISPHSCEPLPASTLTMCPRCERVTTTSLGKDPTNRTTSPTLSSKLPTALHSRHSSAAC, encoded by the exons ATGGATGTTATACCTATGCGGTCTTCCAGCTTGGAGCTAACCATATCCGTACCTGGATTCACTTCATCTCCTTCTCTTCCTTCATCGGCAG GAGAAGGGGTTTGTGGGGTGAGAGATTTGGACATAAACCAAGTACCGTTGGGAGCAGAAGAAGAATGGACGACTGGAAGCATGGAAGACGAAGAGGAGAGTGGAAATGGAGGTCCTCCTCGCAAGAAACTTCGACTCTCAAAGGACCAGTCTCGTCTCCTTGAAGAAAGCTTCAGACAAAACCACACCTTAAACCCT AAACAGAAAGAGGCTTTGGCAATGCAATTGAAGCTCAGACCAAGACAAGTTGAGGTCTGGTTTCAAAACCGTAGAGCCAG GAGCAAGCTGAAGCAGACTGAGATGGAATGTGAATACTTGAAGAGATGGTTCGGGTCACTGACGGAGCAGAACAGGAGGCTACAGAGGGAAGTGGAGGAGCTGAGGGCCATGAAGGTTGCCCCGCCAACCGTCATCTCACCCCACAGCTGCGAGCCTCTTCCCGCTTCCACGCTCACTATGTGCCCTCGCTGCGAGCGCGTCACCACCACCTCACTCGGCAAGGACCCCACCAATCGCACCACCTCGCCCACCCTGTCCTCCAAACTCCCCACCGCCCTCCATTCCCGACACTCTTCGGCGGCTTGCTGA
- the LOC100268124 gene encoding auxin efflux carrier component 3 isoform X1 translates to MISWNDLYVVLTAVIPLYVAMILAYGSVRWWKIFSPDQCSGINRFVAIFAVPLLSFHFISQNNPYAMNFRFIAADTLQKIIMLVVLGIWTNFTKNGSLEWMITIFSLSTLPNTLVMGIPLLIAMYGPYSGSLMVQVVVLQCIIWYTLLLFLFEYRGAKMLIMEQFPETAASIVSFKVDSDVVSLDGRDFLQTDAEIGDDGKLHVTVRKSNASRRSLGPCSLPALTPRPSNLTGAEIYSLSSSRNPTPRGSNFNNSDFYSMMGVPGFPGRPSADLYSMQSSRGPTPRPSNFEENCAPGAQAISSPRFGFYPANSYPAPNPEISATVTKNAKNHLHHHQPQQTQNQQQQPQPQSKANHDAKELHMFVWSSSASPVSEGGGLHVFGGTDFGAAEQSGRSDQGAKEIRMLVADHPPHPQNGESKAIPEAEDFGGEDFTFVGNRGVEGEEEREKEGPIGLSKLGSSSTAELHPKMLGAPESGAGKQMPPASVMTRLILIMVWRKLIRNPNTYSSLIGLVWSLIAYRWDVAMPTIIKQSISILSDAGLGMAMFSLGLFMALQPRIIACGNSVATFAMAVRFLTGPAVMAAASIAVGLRGTLLHVAIVQAALPQGIVPFVFAKEYNVHPAILSTAYVQFNFKFSTKASPLIIMLYFISNFSFFSHYKFSG, encoded by the exons ATGATTTCGTGGAACGATCTTTACGTCGTTTTGACGGCGGTGATTCCTCTCTACGTCGCTATGATTTTAGCTTATGGCTCCGTTCGCTGGTGGAAAATCTTCTCGCCCGACCAATGTTCCGGCATCAACCGCTTCGTGGCCATTTTTGCTGTTCCGCTGCTCTCTTTCCATTTCATCTCTCAAAACAATCCCTACGCAATGAACTTCCGGTTTATCGCTGCCGACACGCTTCAGAAGATCATCATGCTCGTCGTGCTTGGCATATGGACTAACTTCACCAAGAATGGAAGCCTGGAGTGGATGATTACCATATTCTCACTTTCTACGCTTCCAAACACATTGGTCATGGGTATTCCACTCTTGATCGCCATGTATGGGCCATACTCCGGTAGTCTGATGGTGCAGGTTGTGGTGTTGCAGTGCATCATTTGGTACACccttctcctctttctcttcGAGTACCGTGGCGCCAAGATGCTGATCATGGAGCAGTTCCCCGAGACTGCCGCATCCATTGTTTCCTTCAAGGTGGACTCAGACGTCGTTTCCCTCGACGGTCGGGACTTTCTTCAGACAGACGCCGAAATCGGCGATGACGGCAAGCTTCACGTGACGGTAAGGAAGTCCAACGCGTCGAGACGCTCTCTCGGGCCATGTTCTCTTCCTGCATTGACGCCTCGCCCCTCCAATCTCACCGGCGCAGAGATCTACAGCTTGAGTTCATCCAGAAACCCTACGCCAAGGGGTTCCAATTTCAACAATTCAGACTTTTATTCTATGATGGGGGTCCCAGGGTTTCCGGGAAGGCCATCGGCGGACCTGTACTCGATGCAATCGTCGAGGGGTCCGACGCCGAGACCCTCGAATTTCGAGGAGAACTGTGCTCCGGGAGCTCAAGCTATCAGCTCTCCCAGGTTTGGATTCTACCCAGCCAATTCTTACCCAGCACCCAATCCAGAAATTTCTGCCACAGTTACTAAGAACGCAAAGAACCATCTCCACCACCACCAGCCGCAACAGACTCAAAATCAACAACAGCAGCCGCAACCCCAAAGCAAAGCGAACCACGACGCCAAAGAGCTCCACATGTTCGTATGGAGTTCGAGCGCATCGCCGGTGTCGGAAGGTGGCGGACTCCATGTGTTTGGCGGAACCGATTTCGGCGCGGCGGAGCAATCTGGACGGTCCGATCAGGGCGCTAAGGAGATCAGGATGTTGGTTGCTGATCACCCTCCTCACCCCCAAAATGGGGAAAGCAAAG CTATTCCGGAAGCCGAGGACTTTGGTGGAGAAGACTTCACCTTTGTTGGAAATAGAGGAGTGGAGGGAGAAGAGGAGAGGGAGAAGGAGGGACCCATTGGACTGTCCAAGCTGGGGTCAAGCTCCACCGCTGAGCTACACCCAAAAATGTTGGGAGCTCCAGAGTCCGGTGCCGGCAAACAGATGCCTCCGGCCAGTGTGATGACCCGTCTCATCTTGATCATGGTGTGGCGCAAGCTTATCCGCAACCCCAACACCTACTCAAGCCTCATTGGTCTGGTTTGGTCTCTCATTGCTTACCG GTGGGATGTGGCTATGCCCACAATCATAAAGCAGTCCATCTCTATACTGTCGGATGCTGGTCTTGGAATGGCTATGTTCAGCTTAG GTCTGTTTATGGCCCTGCAACCAAGGATAATCGCATGCGGTAACTCGGTGGCTACATTCGCCATGGCTGTGAGATTCCTAACTGGCCCAGCAGTAATGGCTGCAGCTTCCATTGCTGTTGGCCTGCGGGGCACCCTCCTCCATGTTGCCATCGTGCAG GCTGCACTTCCACAGGGCATTGTTCCCTTTGTGTTCGCCAAAGAGTACAACGTTCATCCAGCTATTCTCAGCACTGCGTATGTCCAATTCAACTTCAAATTTTCCACAAAAGCCTCGCCTCTTATTATCATGCTTTATTTCATAagtaacttttcttttttttcacattATAAATTTTCAGGGTGA